A window of Pirellulales bacterium genomic DNA:
AGGCACGACCACCCGCATCTGCCCAACAGGCGCCCCGCGAGGACAAATAGTCGTTGATTTCATGAGCAAGCATCACTTCACCGCCGCCGAGTTGGACCTGTACGAGCGCGAGGGGTATCTCCTCGTGCCGCATCTCTTCGCCGCTGACGAGATGGCAACGCTGTTGGACTACGCGAAGAACGACCCGGCGCTGGCGGCCGGCAGCTACGCGCGGCGCGATGCCGCCGGGGGCGAGAGCAAGCTTGCGCTGTGGAACACCGCGGGAGACGATCTCTACGGCCTGTTCGGCCGCTCGCCGCGGATCGTCGATCGCATGGAGCAACTGCTCGAGGGCGAGGTCTACCACTGGCACACGAAGATGATGCTCAAGGAGCCGCGCGTCGGGGGCGCCTGGGAATGGCATCAGGACTACGGCTACTGGTACGACAACGGCTGCCTTTTTCCGCTCTTGGCGAGTTGCCTGATCGCGGTCGATCGCGCGACGAAAGCGAACGGTTGCCTGCAAGTGCTCGTCGGCTCGCACCTCCTGGGGCGCATCGACCACGGCAAAAAGGGGGAACAGACCGGCGCCGACATGGAACGCGTCGCCGAGGCCGAAAAGCGGCTCGAGCGGCGCTATCTCGAAGCGGAGCCGGGGGACGCCATCTTCTTTCACTCGAACCTGCTGCACCGTTCGGACCAGAATCGCTCGGAGAATCCCCGTTGGTCGCTGATCTGCTGCTACAACGCAGCGCGGAACGATCCTTATAAGGAATCGCGACATCCCCGCTATTCGCCGTTGTCGAAAGTGGACGACGAGGCGATCCGGCGTTTCGGCGAAGAGTTTCAGGCTCACGCGAAGCCGCGGAGCCGCAGACAAATGTAGGTCACGCTGCCTGTGCGTGACTTACCCAATCACCTTC
This region includes:
- a CDS encoding phytanoyl-CoA dioxygenase family protein, whose amino-acid sequence is MSKHHFTAAELDLYEREGYLLVPHLFAADEMATLLDYAKNDPALAAGSYARRDAAGGESKLALWNTAGDDLYGLFGRSPRIVDRMEQLLEGEVYHWHTKMMLKEPRVGGAWEWHQDYGYWYDNGCLFPLLASCLIAVDRATKANGCLQVLVGSHLLGRIDHGKKGEQTGADMERVAEAEKRLERRYLEAEPGDAIFFHSNLLHRSDQNRSENPRWSLICCYNAARNDPYKESRHPRYSPLSKVDDEAIRRFGEEFQAHAKPRSRRQM